GGCTACCGTTGGAACTCGATGCTCCACGAGGTCTGCTGGTATCTCTCCGGCGAGGAGCACATCAAGACCCTCCGGGAAGAGACCAAGATCTGGGATGCGTGGGCCGACGAGGAGGGGAGACTCGACACCGCGTACGGCCGCTTCTGGCGACGGTATCCGGTTCCCGAACAGAGAGCGCAACTCGAGGGCGAGACGTGGCCCGACGAGAGCCACCAGTGGGTGACTGAGGAGGACGACGGGGGGAAGACCTTCGACCAACTGCAATACATCGTCGACACGCTTTCCGATTCGCCGAACTCGCGCCGACTCGTGGTCAACGCCTGGCATCCGGCCAACGCAGCCGTCTCGACGCTACCGCCGTGTCACTACTCTTTCGTGTTCAACGTGCAAGGCGACCGATTGAACTGCCACCTCACCCAGCGTTCGGGCGACATCGCGCTCGGCGTCCCGTTCAACATCGCGGCCTACGCGCTCCTGACGAAGGTCGTCGCCCAGCAGACCGGTTTCGAACCGGGGACGTTCGCTCACACCGTCGTCGACGCCCACGTCTACTGCGGCCGCGGCGCACGCGGGGAGTGGTACGCCGACAACCTCGAGGGACTCCAGACGCGGCTGGCCGACGCCGACGCCAGCGAGGACTACCTCGCGGTTCGCGAGTGGCTCGAGACCGAGGCACCCGCCGAAGCCGACGGCGACGAGCGCCTCGATCACGTCCCCGGCCTGCTCGAGCAACTGTCTCGAGAGCCGCTCGAGCGCCCGACGCTCGAGGTCGCAGAGACCTCGATCGACGACCTTCGCTACGAGGATGTCCACCTCGAAGACTACGAGTCCCACGACGGACTCGAGTTCGCGGTCGCAGAATGAGCGAGACCGAATCCCCGGCTCTGGAAACTGACCGCGAACTCGTCGGCATCGTCGCGGTCGCCGAAAACGGCGTCATCGGGAAGGACGGGGACATGCCGTGGCACATCCCGGCGGATCTTCAGCACTTCAAGAAGACGACGATGGACCACCCCGTCATTATGGGGCGGGTGACCTACGAGGGCATTCTCGAAGTCCTCGGCGAGCCCTTGCCGGGCCGGACGACGATCGTGTTGACGAGCCGCGATCTCGAGACGCCCGAAAACGCCGTGGTCGCAGGGAGTCTCGAGGAGGCTCTTGAAAAAGCCGACGCCGCCGCGCGCG
Above is a window of Natronorubrum tibetense GA33 DNA encoding:
- the thyA gene encoding thymidylate synthase; amino-acid sequence: MQQYLDLVDSALSGGAYKPNRTGVDTISAFSEHYEVDLQEGYPLLTTKQMDGYRWNSMLHEVCWYLSGEEHIKTLREETKIWDAWADEEGRLDTAYGRFWRRYPVPEQRAQLEGETWPDESHQWVTEEDDGGKTFDQLQYIVDTLSDSPNSRRLVVNAWHPANAAVSTLPPCHYSFVFNVQGDRLNCHLTQRSGDIALGVPFNIAAYALLTKVVAQQTGFEPGTFAHTVVDAHVYCGRGARGEWYADNLEGLQTRLADADASEDYLAVREWLETEAPAEADGDERLDHVPGLLEQLSREPLERPTLEVAETSIDDLRYEDVHLEDYESHDGLEFAVAE
- a CDS encoding dihydrofolate reductase, encoding MSETESPALETDRELVGIVAVAENGVIGKDGDMPWHIPADLQHFKKTTMDHPVIMGRVTYEGILEVLGEPLPGRTTIVLTSRDLETPENAVVAGSLEEALEKADAAARERHDDADRLFVAGGATVYEQFLPALDRLVVTEIHDDPDGDTRFPDWDRDAFETVSRDERDGFGFLEYARRE